Proteins co-encoded in one uncultured Bacteroides sp. genomic window:
- a CDS encoding C69 family dipeptidase has protein sequence MNKRLLTFALLLFAMLIETFACTNLIVGKNASTDGSTIVSYSADSYGMFGYLCHYPAGTYPKGTMMNIHDWDTGKYLGQIEQAKKTYNVIGNMNEFQVTIGETTFGGRPELADSTGVIDYGSLIYIALQRSHTAREAIQTMDKLVQEYGYCSEGESFSIADPNEVWIMEMIGKGPGIRGAVWVAVRIPDDCISAHANQSRIRQFNIDDKENCMYSSDVISFAREKKYFNGVNKDFSFADAYAPLDFEARRFCEARVWSYFRMFNPEMNSYLSYVQGTSNEPMPLYIKPVKKVSVQDVKNAMRDHYEGTPLDLTKDPGAGPYKSPYRLSPLTYKVGDQEYFNERPISTQQTGFTFVAQMRADKPDAIGGVLWFGMDDANMTVYTPVYCCTDKVPDCYAQGKGDYITFSWESSFWIFNWVANMVYPRYSLLIDDVRSSQKDLESEFNMSQDAIEATAAKMLETDPAKAKAFLNNYTNMTAQTAFDTWKHLGEFLIVKYNDGVVKRMKNGQFERNAIGQPAPVIRPGYPKDFLEELVKVTGDRYKVTK, from the coding sequence ATGAATAAAAGACTTTTAACATTTGCTCTTTTGCTGTTTGCAATGCTGATAGAAACCTTTGCCTGTACAAATTTGATTGTGGGGAAAAATGCTTCAACTGATGGCTCAACCATTGTTTCATACTCTGCAGATTCTTATGGAATGTTTGGCTATTTATGCCATTATCCTGCCGGTACATATCCAAAAGGAACCATGATGAATATACATGACTGGGATACCGGCAAGTACCTGGGACAGATTGAACAAGCAAAAAAAACGTATAATGTGATTGGTAATATGAATGAATTTCAGGTTACCATTGGAGAAACAACTTTCGGTGGTCGTCCGGAACTGGCTGACTCAACAGGTGTTATCGATTACGGAAGTTTGATTTATATTGCACTTCAGCGTTCTCATACTGCGAGAGAGGCAATTCAGACAATGGACAAACTGGTTCAGGAATACGGATATTGCAGTGAAGGCGAATCTTTTTCCATTGCTGATCCTAATGAAGTCTGGATTATGGAAATGATTGGCAAAGGACCTGGTATTCGTGGAGCTGTATGGGTTGCTGTACGTATTCCTGACGATTGTATTTCAGCTCATGCCAATCAATCTCGTATTCGTCAGTTCAACATAGATGATAAAGAAAACTGCATGTATTCTTCTGATGTAATCTCGTTTGCTCGTGAAAAGAAATATTTCAATGGTGTGAATAAAGACTTTAGTTTTGCGGATGCTTATGCTCCGCTTGATTTCGAAGCACGCCGTTTTTGTGAAGCCAGAGTCTGGAGCTATTTCCGGATGTTCAATCCTGAGATGAATTCATATTTGAGTTATGTTCAGGGAACCAGCAATGAGCCGATGCCTCTTTATATAAAACCTGTAAAGAAAGTATCCGTACAGGATGTGAAGAATGCTATGCGCGACCATTATGAAGGAACTCCACTTGATTTAACTAAAGACCCGGGAGCCGGCCCTTACAAAAGCCCGTATCGCCTTTCTCCGTTAACGTATAAGGTCGGTGATCAGGAATATTTCAATGAACGTCCCATCTCTACTCAACAAACCGGCTTTACTTTTGTGGCTCAAATGAGAGCGGATAAACCTGATGCAATTGGTGGTGTGCTATGGTTCGGCATGGATGATGCGAATATGACTGTTTATACACCGGTTTACTGCTGTACAGATAAAGTTCCGGATTGCTACGCTCAGGGAAAAGGTGATTATATCACTTTCTCCTGGGAATCTTCTTTCTGGATATTTAACTGGGTGGCTAATATGGTTTACCCTCGCTATAGTTTGCTGATTGATGATGTTCGTTCCAGCCAGAAGGATTTGGAGAGTGAATTTAATATGTCTCAGGATGCAATAGAAGCTACAGCTGCTAAAATGCTAGAAACGGATCCGGCCAAAGCAAAAGCTTTCCTGAACAATTATACAAATATGACGGCTCAGACTGCTTTTGATACATGGAAGCACCTTGGGGAATTCCTTATTGTGAAATACAATGACGGAGTGGTAAAGCGTATGAAAAACGGACAATTTGAACGTAACGCTATTGGTCAGCCTGCACCTGTAATACGTCCCGGATATCCTAAAGATTTTCTGGAAGAATTGGTTAAAGTTACGGGAGATCGCTATAAAGTAACCAAATAA
- a CDS encoding M23 family metallopeptidase: MKRYIIALMLFSGISLSARETKKVEFVPPLNISLLLSGNFGELRANHFHGGLDFKTKGLTGLPVFSIADGYVSKICVSFGSGYMLYVRHKNGYTSIYRHMLGFVRTISAYAEKYQYEHELDEVDINLSPDEFPVKAGQQIGWSGNEGYSFGPHLHMDLFKTESGDFVNPLQFLVKVVKDTKAPRAESIMLFPQRGEGVINGKQSNQSFLPYGKRVIEAWGEIGAGIKAHDYMDYIQIRYGVYSVSLYVDGKRISSYNMDHFSEYENRMVNSCAYDGYMKSFRDPGNKLRALHTDESRGIININEERDYKFLYVLKDVHGNISRYAFTVRGKKQNIPEWNPENKYILKWNKQNILEKPGVQLTIPYGMVYQDEPINFEVYNVKNAISLECQLNNVALPLQAPCELQIGIRKMVTPNTKKYYIAQKIGGRYKSVGGVYNNGFVCANIKELGTYSVKVDTIRPKIAQVGKSYWGKTGIVSFSIYDNETGIKYYKGKIDGKFALFHLRMMNSRLSCRLDSRRVQKGIRHSLELLVIDNCGNASIYNDSFVW, translated from the coding sequence ATGAAAAGATATATAATTGCTCTGATGTTGTTTAGTGGAATTTCACTTTCAGCAAGGGAGACAAAAAAGGTCGAATTTGTACCGCCGTTAAACATTTCCCTTCTCCTCAGTGGGAACTTTGGAGAGTTGAGGGCGAATCACTTTCATGGAGGGCTTGATTTCAAAACAAAAGGTTTAACTGGATTGCCTGTTTTTAGTATTGCAGATGGATATGTTTCTAAAATATGTGTATCATTTGGATCTGGGTACATGCTTTATGTGAGGCATAAGAATGGCTACACTTCCATTTATCGTCACATGCTTGGCTTTGTGCGCACAATATCAGCTTACGCAGAAAAATATCAGTATGAACATGAATTGGATGAAGTGGATATTAATCTTTCTCCTGATGAATTTCCAGTAAAAGCTGGTCAGCAAATAGGATGGAGCGGAAACGAAGGATACTCTTTTGGTCCACACCTGCACATGGATCTTTTTAAAACAGAATCAGGTGATTTTGTGAATCCTCTTCAATTTTTGGTCAAAGTGGTTAAAGACACTAAGGCTCCCAGAGCTGAATCAATCATGTTATTTCCGCAAAGAGGAGAAGGTGTGATAAACGGAAAACAATCCAATCAGTCTTTTCTTCCTTATGGAAAGAGAGTGATTGAGGCTTGGGGAGAGATAGGTGCCGGCATCAAGGCGCATGATTACATGGATTATATTCAGATTCGTTATGGCGTTTATTCCGTTTCTTTGTATGTCGATGGAAAAAGAATTAGCAGCTATAATATGGATCATTTTTCAGAATATGAGAATCGTATGGTTAATTCTTGTGCATATGACGGATATATGAAATCTTTCCGTGATCCAGGTAACAAACTTCGGGCTTTACATACCGATGAGAGCCGTGGAATTATTAATATAAATGAAGAACGGGATTATAAGTTTTTGTATGTATTGAAAGATGTGCACGGGAATATTTCCCGCTACGCATTTACTGTACGCGGAAAAAAACAAAATATTCCGGAATGGAATCCAGAAAATAAATATATTTTAAAGTGGAATAAACAGAATATTCTGGAGAAGCCAGGTGTTCAGCTCACTATTCCCTATGGAATGGTATATCAGGATGAACCAATAAATTTTGAAGTGTATAATGTAAAAAATGCAATATCTTTAGAATGTCAGCTGAATAATGTAGCGCTGCCTTTACAGGCTCCTTGTGAATTGCAGATTGGGATACGTAAGATGGTTACTCCAAATACAAAGAAATATTACATTGCTCAAAAAATAGGTGGAAGATATAAGTCAGTTGGAGGAGTATACAATAATGGATTTGTCTGTGCAAATATTAAAGAGTTAGGTACGTATTCGGTGAAGGTAGACACTATTCGTCCCAAAATAGCTCAGGTGGGGAAAAGTTACTGGGGAAAAACAGGAATAGTTTCTTTTTCCATTTATGATAATGAAACAGGAATAAAATATTATAAGGGAAAGATTGACGGAAAGTTTGCTCTTTTTCATTTGAGAATGATGAATTCCAGATTGAGCTGCAGACTTGATTCCAGAAGGGTTCAGAAAGGAATCCGGCACAGTCTGGAATTATTGGTAATTGATAATTGTGGCAATGCCTCAATCTATAATGATTCATTTGTGTGGTAA
- a CDS encoding TIGR01777 family oxidoreductase, giving the protein MKIAITGSTGFIGKHLITFLTNKGAQVYAIKREYLLLDQKSKLISLLNGCDAVINLAGASINCRWTKSNKQKIRDSRINTTRYLVQTINELASKPELFISVSAVGIYADKEVWSERDGTYDKGFLASVCMEWEAEAKKISPDVRLVIPRLGVVLSKDGGAFPKMFLPFRLFAGGRIASGNQGFSWIHINDLLDIFWTIINTKGIKGTIHCTAPQMCDNLIFTYTLAKISHRPVFLHIPSFIFRILYGESASIITKGQKVFPYKLLNYGYLFQYPEIKSALKELCT; this is encoded by the coding sequence ATGAAAATTGCAATTACAGGAAGCACAGGGTTTATCGGAAAGCATCTTATTACTTTCTTAACAAATAAAGGTGCCCAAGTTTATGCCATTAAGAGAGAGTATCTTCTTTTGGATCAAAAGTCTAAATTAATTTCTCTTTTAAACGGTTGTGATGCAGTAATTAATCTAGCCGGAGCTTCTATAAATTGCCGGTGGACTAAATCAAATAAACAGAAAATAAGAGACAGTCGAATTAATACAACCCGCTATTTAGTACAAACAATCAATGAACTAGCAAGTAAGCCTGAACTCTTTATCTCGGTTTCCGCTGTAGGGATATATGCAGACAAGGAAGTATGGAGTGAAAGAGATGGAACTTATGACAAAGGTTTTCTGGCCAGTGTCTGTATGGAATGGGAAGCTGAAGCGAAAAAAATATCTCCTGATGTGCGCTTAGTTATTCCGCGGCTGGGAGTTGTATTGAGTAAAGACGGAGGTGCATTTCCAAAAATGTTTCTCCCATTCCGTTTATTTGCAGGAGGAAGAATAGCCTCTGGCAATCAAGGTTTCTCGTGGATACATATAAACGACTTATTAGATATTTTCTGGACAATAATTAATACGAAGGGAATTAAAGGAACTATTCACTGCACAGCTCCTCAAATGTGCGATAATCTTATATTTACCTATACCTTGGCAAAGATAAGCCATCGCCCGGTATTCTTACATATACCTTCGTTTATATTTAGAATCCTCTATGGAGAGAGCGCTTCCATTATTACAAAGGGACAAAAAGTATTTCCTTATAAGCTACTGAATTATGGATATTTGTTTCAATATCCTGAAATTAAATCGGCACTGAAGGAATTATGTACTTAA
- a CDS encoding ammonium transporter translates to MKKRWIIMMAVLVIFCVIGVFTPETAGLWEPDAKVNYTDVAWIITATIFVLMMTPGLSFFYGGMVRQKNVISTILQSFIAMGMISVLWVVFGFSLAFGDDIGGFVGNPATFFMFSGVGAKTNALLSPTIPLALFALFQMKFAIITPSLITGSFAERVRFSAYMVFMALFCIFVYCPLAHWTWHPDGFLRQLGVIDFAGGIVVHASSGVAALTGALFLGKRCDKGGDRSPANIALVILGASMLWLGWFGFNAGSSLAANGVAVKAFLNTNTASATAMLAWIFFDCFRGRKPSAMGAAIGAVVGLVAITPSAGYVTVGQSMFIALVTTIVCNVAVYWKNYRVDDALDVFPTHGVGGITGTILTGVFVNGLVAGNIHVFLVHILAVLIVGSYTFVVTYALYWVTDKMIPMRVSVKSERIGLDISQHDESYGAHFGERELAEYLEAEKADSRL, encoded by the coding sequence ATGAAAAAAAGATGGATTATCATGATGGCTGTTTTAGTCATCTTTTGTGTGATTGGAGTTTTTACTCCTGAAACGGCCGGACTTTGGGAGCCCGACGCGAAAGTGAATTATACAGATGTTGCCTGGATTATTACTGCAACTATATTTGTTTTAATGATGACTCCGGGATTATCATTCTTTTATGGAGGTATGGTGCGTCAAAAGAATGTAATCTCTACCATTCTTCAGAGTTTTATTGCAATGGGAATGATTAGTGTTCTCTGGGTTGTTTTTGGATTTAGTCTTGCTTTTGGCGATGATATTGGAGGTTTTGTTGGTAATCCTGCTACTTTTTTTATGTTTAGTGGGGTAGGAGCAAAAACAAATGCACTTTTATCTCCTACAATTCCGTTGGCATTGTTTGCTTTATTTCAAATGAAATTTGCAATCATTACCCCTTCGTTGATAACAGGATCATTTGCAGAACGGGTTCGTTTTTCAGCATACATGGTATTTATGGCTCTGTTTTGTATTTTTGTATATTGCCCATTGGCTCACTGGACCTGGCATCCTGATGGCTTTTTGCGTCAATTAGGAGTAATTGATTTCGCTGGTGGTATTGTGGTGCATGCTTCATCTGGTGTTGCTGCATTAACTGGTGCCTTATTTTTAGGTAAGCGTTGTGATAAAGGTGGAGACAGAAGTCCTGCGAATATTGCTTTGGTTATTTTGGGCGCATCGATGCTTTGGTTAGGATGGTTTGGATTTAATGCAGGTTCTTCGCTTGCTGCCAACGGAGTAGCTGTAAAGGCATTCCTGAATACAAATACTGCTTCGGCTACTGCAATGCTTGCATGGATATTTTTCGACTGTTTTCGTGGACGTAAACCCTCGGCAATGGGAGCTGCAATTGGAGCAGTAGTAGGGTTGGTTGCTATAACTCCTTCGGCAGGTTATGTTACTGTAGGGCAAAGTATGTTTATTGCTTTGGTGACAACCATTGTTTGTAATGTGGCAGTATACTGGAAAAACTATAGAGTAGATGATGCTTTGGATGTATTTCCAACTCATGGTGTAGGAGGTATTACTGGAACTATTCTTACCGGGGTCTTTGTAAATGGTTTGGTTGCAGGGAATATACATGTTTTTTTGGTACATATTTTAGCAGTTTTAATTGTTGGATCCTATACATTTGTTGTAACTTATGCTCTTTACTGGGTAACAGACAAAATGATTCCGATGCGCGTTTCTGTTAAAAGTGAACGTATTGGCCTTGACATCAGTCAGCATGATGAGAGCTATGGAGCTCATTTCGGTGAACGTGAACTTGCAGAATATTTAGAAGCTGAAAAAGCTGATTCAAGATTATAG
- a CDS encoding phospho-sugar mutase yields the protein MDNQELIKFVTEKANKWLTPAYDAETQSEVKRMLENEDKTELIESFYKDLEFGTGGLRGIMGVGSNRMNIYTVGAATQGLSNYLNKSFKELKQISAVIGHDSRNNSRKFAEISANIFSANGIKVYLFEDLRPTPEMSFTIRQLGSQSGIILTASHNPKEYNGYKAYWDDGAQVLAPHDNGIIDEVNKVASAADIKFEGNPALIEIIGEEIDKAYLDKVKTVSIDPEVIARHNDLKIVYTPIHGTGVHIIPRSLKMWGFTNVIPVPEQNVISGDFPTVKSPNPEEPAALSMAIEKAKATDADLVMASDPDADRVGISCKNDKGEWVLINGNQTCLMYLYYIITQYKALDKIKGDEFVVKTIVTTELVKTIADRNKIELLDCYTGFKWIAREIRLAEGKKTYIGGGEESYGFLAEDFCRDKDAVSACCLIAEVAAWAKDNGKTLYELLQDIYVEYGFSKEKGVSVVKQGKSGAEEIKQMMTDFRNNPPKEMAGSKIVLYKDFQTLQQTNTVTGEKTVLDMPESSNVLQYFTEDGSKVSIRPSGTEPKIKFYIEVKGDIKSRADYDKSNAAADKKIKAVMTSLGI from the coding sequence ATGGACAATCAAGAATTAATAAAATTCGTAACTGAAAAGGCTAACAAATGGCTCACTCCGGCTTACGATGCAGAAACACAGTCTGAAGTAAAAAGAATGTTGGAAAATGAAGATAAGACAGAACTTATTGAATCATTTTACAAAGACTTGGAATTCGGTACTGGTGGCTTGCGTGGTATTATGGGAGTTGGCAGCAATCGTATGAATATTTACACGGTTGGAGCTGCAACTCAAGGTTTGTCTAACTATCTGAATAAGTCTTTCAAGGAATTAAAGCAGATTTCTGCTGTTATTGGCCATGATAGCCGTAACAATAGTCGTAAGTTCGCCGAAATTTCTGCCAATATATTTTCTGCTAATGGAATAAAGGTCTATTTATTTGAAGATCTTCGTCCTACTCCTGAGATGTCTTTCACAATTCGTCAATTGGGCTCCCAAAGTGGTATTATTCTTACTGCTTCTCATAACCCAAAAGAATATAACGGATATAAAGCATATTGGGATGATGGTGCTCAGGTACTTGCACCTCACGATAACGGAATTATTGATGAAGTGAATAAAGTAGCTTCTGCTGCCGATATTAAATTTGAAGGTAATCCTGCTTTGATTGAAATTATCGGAGAAGAGATTGATAAAGCATACCTGGATAAAGTTAAGACCGTATCTATTGATCCTGAAGTTATTGCCCGTCATAATGATTTGAAGATTGTATATACTCCAATCCACGGAACAGGAGTTCATATCATTCCTCGTTCTTTGAAAATGTGGGGCTTTACTAATGTTATTCCTGTTCCTGAACAGAATGTAATTAGTGGTGATTTTCCTACAGTGAAGTCTCCTAATCCGGAAGAACCAGCTGCATTGTCAATGGCAATCGAGAAAGCAAAAGCTACAGATGCTGATTTAGTGATGGCTTCTGACCCTGATGCCGACCGTGTAGGTATTTCCTGCAAGAACGATAAAGGCGAATGGGTACTAATCAACGGAAACCAGACTTGCCTGATGTATCTATATTACATCATCACTCAATATAAAGCACTGGACAAGATTAAAGGCGATGAATTTGTAGTGAAGACCATTGTTACCACAGAACTTGTGAAAACTATTGCAGATCGTAATAAGATTGAATTGCTCGACTGCTATACTGGTTTCAAATGGATTGCACGTGAAATTCGTTTGGCAGAAGGAAAGAAAACATACATTGGTGGTGGAGAAGAAAGTTACGGATTCCTTGCTGAAGATTTCTGCCGCGATAAAGATGCTGTATCTGCTTGCTGTTTGATAGCTGAAGTTGCTGCCTGGGCAAAAGATAATGGCAAAACATTATATGAACTGTTGCAGGATATTTATGTGGAATACGGATTCTCTAAGGAAAAAGGTGTTTCTGTTGTAAAACAAGGTAAGAGCGGAGCGGAAGAAATCAAGCAAATGATGACTGATTTCCGTAACAATCCTCCTAAAGAAATGGCTGGATCTAAGATTGTTCTTTATAAAGACTTCCAGACATTGCAACAAACCAATACTGTTACTGGTGAGAAAACTGTTTTGGATATGCCTGAATCTTCTAATGTATTGCAATATTTTACAGAAGATGGAAGTAAAGTATCTATCCGTCCTTCAGGAACAGAACCAAAGATAAAGTTCTATATTGAAGTGAAAGGCGATATAAAATCACGTGCAGATTATGATAAATCAAATGCTGCTGCTGATAAAAAAATTAAAGCCGTAATGACTTCTCTTGGAATCTAA
- a CDS encoding DUF4943 family protein: MKNYIWSLLVGVLFIASCSGGEVDFNNPDPEAFVKEIKAGTYDTKSPYGFVEVPIFAKKDIPELINHVKDMSSIHFFPTNMVASYGPYAKYRLGECVLWTIESVRVGRYASIGCKLVHKDVNEHMQYAFLTDNEVKEVADLYIKWWNKVISQPEYNLKDTFSENPLEDTNYRWN, from the coding sequence ATGAAAAATTATATATGGTCACTACTGGTGGGCGTTTTATTCATTGCAAGTTGTAGTGGTGGAGAAGTAGACTTTAATAATCCTGACCCGGAAGCCTTTGTGAAAGAAATAAAGGCCGGAACCTATGATACTAAAAGTCCTTATGGATTTGTAGAAGTTCCCATTTTTGCCAAGAAAGATATTCCCGAGCTAATAAACCATGTGAAAGATATGTCTTCCATACATTTCTTTCCTACTAATATGGTGGCTTCTTACGGACCATATGCAAAATATCGATTGGGAGAATGTGTTTTGTGGACTATAGAATCAGTCCGGGTAGGTCGTTATGCATCAATAGGATGTAAACTTGTTCATAAAGATGTAAACGAACATATGCAATATGCATTTCTTACAGACAATGAAGTTAAGGAAGTGGCTGACTTATACATTAAATGGTGGAATAAAGTGATTAGCCAGCCAGAATATAATTTAAAGGATACTTTTTCGGAGAATCCTTTAGAAGATACAAATTATCGTTGGAATTAA
- a CDS encoding sigma-70 family RNA polymerase sigma factor, with product MEDELELVKGCRAGNNTARKGIYTLYSKRLLAVCYRYTGDIDVAHDLLHDGFIKIYKSISKFDYRGEGSLELWMSRVMANLSLDYLQQRKKMQEVIVREEELPDVVELPEKELYGDISDEQLMLFVTELPAGYRTVFNLYVFEEKTHKEIAAMLHINEHSSTSQLHRAKCMLAKRIKEYIRNEEK from the coding sequence TTGGAAGATGAATTAGAACTGGTAAAAGGATGCCGGGCGGGAAATAATACTGCTCGGAAGGGAATTTACACTCTTTATTCAAAGCGGTTACTTGCGGTTTGTTATCGTTATACAGGCGACATTGACGTTGCGCACGATCTTCTTCACGATGGTTTTATAAAGATTTATAAGTCGATTTCAAAATTCGACTATCGTGGTGAAGGCTCTTTGGAATTATGGATGAGTAGAGTGATGGCGAATCTTTCATTGGACTATTTGCAGCAAAGGAAAAAAATGCAGGAAGTTATAGTCCGGGAAGAAGAACTGCCCGACGTGGTTGAGTTACCAGAAAAGGAACTGTACGGAGACATATCTGATGAACAGTTAATGCTTTTTGTAACCGAACTGCCTGCAGGTTATCGCACGGTATTCAATTTATATGTGTTTGAAGAAAAGACACACAAGGAAATTGCTGCCATGCTTCACATCAATGAGCATTCGTCCACTTCGCAACTTCACAGAGCAAAATGTATGTTAGCAAAACGAATTAAAGAATATATCCGCAATGAAGAAAAATGA
- a CDS encoding nitronate monooxygenase — translation MNRICDLFGIQYPIIQGGMVWCSGWRLASAVSNAGGLGLIGAGSMHPEVLCEHIRKCKEATGKPFGVNIPLMYLQIEEIMKIVVEEGVEIVFTSAGNPKTWTSYLKQNGIKVAHVVSSAFFAGKCEAVGVDAIVAEGFEAGGHNGREETTTLCLVPSVRKATNLPLISAGGIATGAGMLAVMALGAEGVQMGTRFALTKESSAHDVFKEYCLSLGEGDTRLLLKKLTPTRLAKGKFFSEVEEAEARGASVEEMCELLGKGRSKKGIFEGNLEEGELEIGQVSSLLHKFMSVDEVVREIIDEFNLCRQVVAKLPSL, via the coding sequence ATGAATAGAATCTGTGATCTTTTTGGAATACAATATCCTATCATTCAGGGTGGGATGGTGTGGTGCAGTGGATGGCGTCTTGCTTCTGCTGTAAGTAATGCTGGCGGACTAGGTTTAATAGGAGCCGGATCTATGCATCCTGAAGTTCTTTGCGAACACATACGAAAATGCAAAGAGGCAACAGGCAAACCTTTCGGAGTAAACATTCCGCTGATGTATCTTCAGATAGAGGAAATAATGAAAATTGTAGTTGAGGAAGGAGTAGAGATCGTTTTTACTTCGGCAGGAAATCCTAAAACATGGACCTCTTATCTGAAACAAAATGGGATAAAGGTTGCTCATGTTGTTTCCAGTGCATTTTTTGCCGGAAAATGTGAAGCAGTCGGAGTTGATGCAATTGTTGCCGAAGGATTTGAGGCCGGAGGACATAATGGCCGGGAAGAAACAACTACTCTTTGTCTGGTCCCTTCAGTAAGAAAAGCAACAAACCTTCCTTTAATATCAGCCGGAGGAATTGCTACAGGTGCAGGAATGCTTGCTGTTATGGCTTTGGGAGCGGAAGGTGTTCAGATGGGTACTCGTTTTGCTTTGACGAAAGAGAGCTCGGCTCATGATGTTTTTAAAGAATATTGCCTGTCTCTTGGTGAAGGCGACACCAGATTACTTTTAAAGAAACTAACTCCAACGCGTTTGGCTAAGGGGAAATTCTTCTCAGAAGTTGAAGAAGCCGAAGCTCGTGGAGCATCGGTTGAAGAAATGTGTGAACTCTTAGGTAAAGGGCGTTCAAAAAAAGGAATCTTTGAAGGCAATCTGGAAGAAGGAGAACTGGAAATAGGGCAGGTGTCTTCATTGTTACATAAATTTATGTCTGTAGATGAAGTTGTGAGAGAAATTATTGATGAATTCAACCTTTGCAGGCAAGTAGTGGCAAAACTTCCTTCTTTGTAA
- the ald gene encoding alanine dehydrogenase, with protein MIIGIPKEIKNNENRVSLTPGGAKELIKKGHVIYVQHNAGANSGFEDEAYITAGAKILPTIEEVYDIAKMIVKVKEPIEAEYKLIKPNQVLFTYFHFSSEEELTYAMLKTGAICIAYETVEKEDRSLPLLIPMSEVAGRMAIQEGTRFLERPQGGKGLLMSGVPGVKPAKVLVLGGGVVGSNAAFLAAGMGADVVLTDISLPRLRYLSEIMPHNVKTLYSSPHNIEEELPTTDLVIGAVLIPGAKTPHIITREMLKYLRKGSLMVDVAIDQGGCFETSHPTTHTDPQYTVDGIVHYCVANIPGAVPYTSTLALTNATFPYVVALADKGWEKACKEDKSLFKGLNIVKGKVTYPAVAETFGLKYEPINL; from the coding sequence ATGATTATTGGAATTCCAAAAGAGATCAAAAACAACGAAAACAGGGTCTCACTTACGCCGGGTGGTGCTAAAGAATTAATTAAAAAAGGTCATGTTATTTATGTACAACACAACGCAGGAGCTAACAGTGGTTTTGAAGATGAAGCTTATATAACTGCAGGTGCAAAAATCCTTCCTACAATAGAAGAAGTATATGATATAGCGAAAATGATCGTTAAAGTAAAAGAACCGATTGAAGCCGAATATAAACTTATAAAGCCCAACCAGGTTTTATTTACCTATTTCCATTTTTCATCAGAAGAGGAGCTCACTTATGCTATGCTTAAAACCGGTGCAATTTGTATTGCATACGAAACTGTTGAGAAAGAAGACAGATCATTGCCTCTGCTTATACCAATGTCTGAAGTTGCGGGAAGAATGGCAATACAAGAAGGAACCCGATTCCTTGAAAGGCCTCAGGGAGGAAAAGGATTGTTGATGAGTGGAGTTCCTGGAGTAAAACCTGCTAAGGTTCTTGTTCTTGGTGGTGGAGTTGTAGGTAGTAATGCAGCATTCCTTGCTGCTGGTATGGGAGCCGATGTAGTTTTAACTGATATTTCTCTCCCACGTCTGCGTTATCTGAGCGAAATTATGCCTCATAATGTGAAGACTCTCTATTCTTCACCTCATAATATTGAAGAAGAACTTCCAACAACCGACCTGGTTATTGGTGCTGTATTGATTCCTGGTGCTAAGACTCCTCATATAATTACCCGCGAAATGTTGAAATATCTTAGAAAAGGTAGTTTAATGGTTGATGTCGCAATTGATCAGGGCGGATGTTTTGAAACTTCTCATCCAACTACACATACAGACCCTCAGTACACTGTTGACGGTATAGTTCACTACTGTGTAGCCAATATTCCTGGTGCAGTTCCTTATACTTCAACTCTTGCTCTTACAAATGCCACATTCCCATATGTCGTTGCTTTAGCAGATAAAGGCTGGGAAAAGGCATGTAAGGAAGATAAGAGCTTGTTCAAGGGACTAAATATAGTAAAAGGAAAAGTTACTTATCCTGCTGTTGCTGAAACATTTGGATTAAAATACGAGCCTATAAACTTATAA